The Nitrospira lenta DNA window TCGTCATCGACATAGACCCCACCCACGTCCAGGCACTTATGATGCGAGGCCAGCTCTACCAAGAACAACAGCACGGACAACTCGCCAAAGAGGACTTCGAGCAAGCCTGCATCCTCGGCGCCCCAACCGCCTGTGAACAGCTCCCTTAGCACAGCAGATAGCGTAGTAGGAGAATATGGACGGCCAATGCATTTTAACAAAGGGCCATTCAGATCAAAATCGGCCAGATCGTGTTTGACAAGGAAAAAGTCAGCCCCCTATAATATCGGCCAATTTGGAGTCAGAATCACACGTCCAAGCACACACCTGATAGCCCCTAAAGGCCTAATCTCACTCTGCCTGTATAGCCCAAAAGCTCCGGGAGGTGGGCCTTCTGTGAGGTTGCAGAAGGAGTGGAGAAAAGCTTAGAGTGTTGACAGGATTCAAGAGTCAGAACTGAGTCGTTGCTGAGGACCTTCACCCTTTTGCCCGGAGAGTAAGGCGTAATGAGTCAATACCGCGTGCTTCCAGGACCAGAACACTTTCTGCCCCCCGCTGCCGCCAGTATGGGCATTCGGTTACCGAACCCGGGCGAAGCCCACATCAACGGCGTCATTGTCTCCGAAGAAAAGGCCTATGAAGAAGCTGCCAGGCAGTTCTTGATGGCCAAAGTGCCGACCCTCTTCCCTGGCCCCTTAGTGCTTTGGGCTTGGAATGAAAAAGCGGCCAAGAAGGCCACGGCAATCCGCCACCTGTACAACACCCTGAAGGAATGTGTGCAGCCTGGCCAAAAGCCCATGCTGATTCCCATGCCGGACTATCGCCCCAAGTACCCCAAGATCAATCCTGAAGTTGAAATCAATCCCAACCATCCGAATCTGACCATTTGGCACAACAAGATTGATTGCTGCATGTTCATCGGTGTGCACTGCCACCAGGCAAACCTGTCGCTCAAGATTATTCGGGGCGGGACCTCCTGCTACACGATTGCGATGTGCGCGCAGGCCGGGCATGAAGATGCGATGCTCTCATTCCGTGATGCATCCGTCGAAAAGATTATGACTCTGGCGGATTGGGTGAGAAAGTTGAAAGGGACAGTCCAACCACGGCTGACGTCAGCCAAGAGCGGGGCGTCAAACTAACCCGTTTGAAACTCCCTGTGCAGTGAAAGGAGGCTAGGTCCATGGCAGAGAATAAATCCCTCATCGGGACAAAAAATAAAAAAGGGCAGACCTTTACCGATACCTGGACGATGATGAACGACGCCCCGCGTACCCCGTCGTTCTATACAGGTAGCGAAGTCATTAAGGAAGCATTGCGGCGCGCCAGTTGCGACGTCATGATTGCCTATCCGATCACCCCGCAGAGTGAAGCGGCGGCATTGATCGGCGAATTGTTCGCAGAAGGCTACATCGGTGACTACTTCCGCGGTGAGAGTGAGTTTGCCGTCATGTCCCAGTGCGCCGGCGCCGCGTTCGGTGGCGCTCGCGTCTTTACGACGACCGCAGGCCCCGGCACGATGCGCGCCATGGAAAACTTCCCCATGTGGTCCGGCGCGCGGTTACCGATTCAGATGATCGTCACGTGCCGCGGCATCAACTCGCCGCTCTCCATTCAACCGGATACACTCGAAATCGCTTACCTCTTGAATACCGGCATGCTCGTCTGGCATGCGGAAACTGCCCAAGACTTCTTTGATTGGATCCTCAAGGGCTACATGGTATCGGAAGAGCCGGATGTGCACTTGCCTCTCGCGCTTTGCTGCGACGGGTTCTTTGTGACCCATACGAAGGACGTCGTGAATCTGACGCCGGCCGACATGTGCTTACCGCCCTACGACCCCTACCGCTCACCAGTTCCCTGCATGGACATGGAATGTCCGCCGGTCCGGATGATGCGCGATCCCTTTGTCATGAAGAGCAATTACATCAGCTACGCCACCCATGCCAGCTGGCAGCAAGAAATCTGGGCGGCGGTGGAACGCTCGAGAAAACATACCATCAAGTGGATCAACGGATTGGTCGACACCGAAAATACCGATGCCGACATCATGATCGTGGCCTCAGGGACAGCCGTCTCACAAGGACGCGAAGCTATCCGATTGTTAGAGGATGAAGGCATCCGCTGCGGATTAGTGAAAGTAAAGTCCTTGCGCCCCTGGCCGGAAGAGGAAATTCGGGAAGCCACAAAAAACGCCAAGCACATCTTCGTGCCAGAGTTCAATGTCACCGGATGGCTTGCAAAAGAAATCAAGGCAACAATTCCCAATCACCATCGGGTCCATTCCGGTCCGCGCGTATGCGGAGGCATGACGATGCCGCCGGAAATCATCGTTCAGGAAATCAAAACAGTCCTCGGGATGAAGACCGTCTCCCTGGCTGGTCGTGGAAGCTGAGCAATCAACACACGGTTACGCTATCTAATTTTGAACGAGACCCTTTGAGGAGGCATATATGAGCAAAGAACGTATTCAAATTTCAGAAGCCCTCTATGACATCATGCCGTCCGACTATCAGGACCTGGTCAAGAGCGCGACCTACGGCAAGGAAGATCGCGGCTGGAAGGATATCGGTAACAGCAAAGAACTCATCGAGCAGCACTCACTCTGCGCCGGCTGCCCGGAGTCTATGGCCTTCCGCTATATCCTGGCCTCACTCCCCAACCCCGAAGACACTGTGATGGTCGGTTCAACCGGTTGCACCAGCCTGGTGTTCCCGATGGTGGCCGTTCACAACATTCACTCTCTCTTCGGCAACCAGAATGCTATCGCGTCCGGGCTGAAGCGCGCTCTGAGCGTCCGTTTTCCAGGCCGGACAAAGGATGTCGTCGTCCTCGCCGGTGACGGTGCAACCGTTGACATCGGCCTCGACATGACCCTTCAAGCCTGGTTTCGCCAGGAAAAGTTTACGACCATTTGCTTCGACAACGAACTCTACGCCAACACCGGCGGCCAGGAGAGCGGATTGATGCAGAAGGGCTTCGTCGCCAAGATGGCTCCGGTCGGCAAGCTGTTCGACAAGGTCCGGTTGCCTGAGATTGCCCGCGAATCAGGCTGTCACTATGTCGTGAATTGCACGGTCAGCAAGCCCTCACTGGTTGAGAAAGTCATTCGTAACGCCGTGCACATCGCTCGCGAAATCGGCCCGACCTATCTCCAGCTCTATACGCCTTGCATTCTGGAAATCGGGAAGAACAGCATGGAAGGCCTCCAGGAGATGCGTGACTCCGAAAAGCCGACCGAGCGATTCGCGTACAAAGAATACGTCAGCGAGCCGGCCAAGCAATTGCTGGCCGAACTAGCGGCGAAGGATAAAGAACGGAAAGCGGCCGCCAAGCAATTGGCCGGGCAAGCCTAACGAAACCGGAGGTTGTCCATGATTAAGAAGAGACTCAATATCCGGATGTCGGGTTTAGGCGGACAGGGTGCGGTCACCGCAGCCCATGTCTTGGCCATGGCCGCCAACCGGGACGGAAAGTTTTCGATCTCCAACCCATTCTTTGGAGCGGAGAAGCGGATGGCTCCGGCGGAGAGCTATTGCCGCATCGGAATCGAACGGATCTATGACCGTGGCGAATTGGTATTCCCAGACGTGATCCAAGTATTTCACCCTCAGGTCATCACGATGGGCAAGAGCTATACGATGCCATTCTATTCCGGCGTGAAGGAAGGCGGCGTTGTGGTTATTAACTCCGCTCAGCCCCTTCTGTCGGAAGAAGATATTCAGCGGCTCAAAGACTTGAACGTCGCCCTGTTTTATATCGCCGGAACTGAGCTCGCCATCGAAGTCGCTGGCACTGAGCTATCCACGAACATGGCCATGATCGGGTCTGTGGCGGGTATTACCAAGTGCGTCTCCATGGAATCCCTAGATGGGGCGCTTCAGGAGCGGTTTGGAAAGAAATTCGTCGCCTCCGGTGGTACGGCTTCGTTGGATGAAGCGATCAAGAAGAAATTCGCCAAGAAAGAAATGCTGCTCGCCAAGAATCTGGCCACTGTCAAGGCCGCGTATGAGATCGCGAGCGAATGGGCAGATAAGAACAAGATCGAGTTACGAGTCGGCAATCCTGCCGTAGCCGCGTAAGAGAAGGAACTACGTCGCATGTATAACGTAGCGCAAGTCATCGATGAGAAATGCACTGCCAAGAAGGGCTGCCGCCTCTGTATCATGTATTGCCCGGAAGCCAACTGCCTGGATCTGAACTCCAGCAAGATGGTCGCCGAGGTCAATATTGATCGCTGCAAGGGGTGCGAGCTGTGCGTGGTCGTGTGCGACGCCGCAAAACACAATGCGATTGAGATGCAGGCCGTAAGCGCCACCGGTCAACTGATGGCGAAAAAAGGCGAATCCGCAGCTCTTGGACAAGCCTACCAAGGCTAATCCGTTACGACGTGAATAACGGGAAACCCCATAGCGTCCGCGCTATGGGGTTTTTTGTTGAGAAATGAGGGATCCATGGATACAGAAGACAACGTCATCAATGAGCTCCTCGCGGAGATCTCCGGACTGATCACGCAATACCCCAAAGCAATCGAGCGGCGCGCGGCGCAAATCCAAGCCTCAGGAAAAGATCCTGAACTCGTCGATAAGCTCGTGAAAGCGGCCGATACGATGCGAGATAGCGGAAATCTATATCTGACTTGGGCAAAGCACTATGCCGCACTGGCAGACGGCAATACGGATGCCTCTTCAGACGAAGATGAAACAGAGGACTTTGACGTCTAAAAAAGACTCCCGCTCCGCAAGAAGTTTTGCTAGAATGGGTCTCGCTTTCATTGCACCCTACGTTCCCCGGTAGCTCAGTTGGTAGAGCAGCCGGCTGTTAACCGGCTGGTCGCAGGTTCGAGTCCTGCCCGGGGAGCCAACATATAAAGAGGGCTGACGGCATTGTGCCGTCAGCCCTCTTTTCATTTCAGCTGTCATTCGTCTATGCCGCTAAATTCGATGTTCGTTGATTGGACGTCCGTGCGGCGACACCGCTCTTCAGGACAATCTCACAGATATGATCCAACCGTTCGATATGCTCATAGGCGGCCCATGGGTCTGCGGCCACGGCGCACACGCCATGGTTCGCCTGCCCAACGATGTCGAATTCGAGCGCCCCATCCTTCTGCAGCCCAAAACAATCGGCCGTGGCATCAGCCAGATCTCGAGACAGCGCCGGTAGGGCAGGAACCGTCCGACCAACCCTGGTATAGCGCGAGATCTCAGGAAACTCAGCGCTCATGGCCTGCAAGTCCACTCCTGCATAGATCGCCGCGACAATGTGGGTCGCATGCACATGAACTACCGTCCGTGTCTTTTTGGAGTCCCGTTGTAAATTCCAATGCATCCAGAGTTCGCCGGACGGCTGCTGGCCATCCCGAATTTTTGGAATCAGTTGATGCGTCACCGGATCACTCACAATCTCTAATCGAACCACATGCTCCGGATGCACGATCGTCTTTCGCCACCCAGACGGCGTGATATACAGATACCTCCCGTCCCGTTTCCGCATACTGATATTACCGTCTCTGGTCGTAATCCACCCACGCTCATACACCCGCCGCATCACGTCGCCGATTGCTGTTAACATGCCGCCCTCCTTCTACAAACTCCCAGGTCCCGTTATCGGTCGATGCGCGTCCTCGCTTGAGGACTTGCACGCAAGTCATCTCTGTTGAACTTTCGGTATACGATCACGGCCGGATATTGTTTATGATGGGGCACGATGATCCGCACATACCCCTTTGCTCCGCCCGCCATACTCCGGAACGCGCATCTCATGACCCTTGCGCCACGGTACTGGCCGCGAGATCTCTCACTGAGACAGATTCCTCAGCACGAACGTCTCTTTACGACTGAGCCTGGCACGCAGCTCCTCGGACTCTGCCACTGGCAGCCGCGCCCCGCTGAGTCTCCCACGCTCGTTCTTGTTCACGGACTAGAAGGCAGCGCGGACTCGCATTACATGCGTGGCATTACGGCAAAAGCGTACCGGCGTGGTTTCAATGTCGTGAGGATGAACCAGCGCACCTGCGGCGGCACCGAGCACCTTACGCCGACTCTCTATAACAGCGGGCTGAGCGGCGATTGCCGGAAGATTGTCAGAGAACTGGCGTCGGTAGACCACCTGACGCATATCTGGCTGGTAGGCTATTCAATGGGCGGCAATCTGGTACTGAAAGCAGCCGGTGAACTCGCAGGGACGGTACCGGCCCTCGCGGGGACCGTCGCGGTATGCCCGAATATCGATCCGACTCAATGCGTGGCGGCCTTGGAGCAGCCGCGAAACTGGATCTATCACTACCACTTCCTCTCACGGCTCAAAGCGCGCATGAAACGGAAAGCCGGGCTCTTTCCAGGCAAATGGGACTTGCGTGCGATGGGTTCGATGAAAACCATCAGCCAGTTCGACGACTACTATACCGCCCGAGACGGAGGCTATCGGGATGGCGCAGACTACTACGATCGCGCAGGAGCCCGGCACGTGCTGCATC harbors:
- a CDS encoding transketolase C-terminal domain-containing protein — protein: MAENKSLIGTKNKKGQTFTDTWTMMNDAPRTPSFYTGSEVIKEALRRASCDVMIAYPITPQSEAAALIGELFAEGYIGDYFRGESEFAVMSQCAGAAFGGARVFTTTAGPGTMRAMENFPMWSGARLPIQMIVTCRGINSPLSIQPDTLEIAYLLNTGMLVWHAETAQDFFDWILKGYMVSEEPDVHLPLALCCDGFFVTHTKDVVNLTPADMCLPPYDPYRSPVPCMDMECPPVRMMRDPFVMKSNYISYATHASWQQEIWAAVERSRKHTIKWINGLVDTENTDADIMIVASGTAVSQGREAIRLLEDEGIRCGLVKVKSLRPWPEEEIREATKNAKHIFVPEFNVTGWLAKEIKATIPNHHRVHSGPRVCGGMTMPPEIIVQEIKTVLGMKTVSLAGRGS
- a CDS encoding pyruvate ferredoxin oxidoreductase, whose product is MYNVAQVIDEKCTAKKGCRLCIMYCPEANCLDLNSSKMVAEVNIDRCKGCELCVVVCDAAKHNAIEMQAVSATGQLMAKKGESAALGQAYQG
- a CDS encoding YheT family hydrolase yields the protein MTLAPRYWPRDLSLRQIPQHERLFTTEPGTQLLGLCHWQPRPAESPTLVLVHGLEGSADSHYMRGITAKAYRRGFNVVRMNQRTCGGTEHLTPTLYNSGLSGDCRKIVRELASVDHLTHIWLVGYSMGGNLVLKAAGELAGTVPALAGTVAVCPNIDPTQCVAALEQPRNWIYHYHFLSRLKARMKRKAGLFPGKWDLRAMGSMKTISQFDDYYTARDGGYRDGADYYDRAGARHVLHQIAVPTLIVTAQDDPFIPYSLFTRPELMENQSITLLAPRHGGHCGFFSVSQTGEDAYWAENRIIEFVSRTR
- a CDS encoding thiamine pyrophosphate-dependent enzyme; translation: MSKERIQISEALYDIMPSDYQDLVKSATYGKEDRGWKDIGNSKELIEQHSLCAGCPESMAFRYILASLPNPEDTVMVGSTGCTSLVFPMVAVHNIHSLFGNQNAIASGLKRALSVRFPGRTKDVVVLAGDGATVDIGLDMTLQAWFRQEKFTTICFDNELYANTGGQESGLMQKGFVAKMAPVGKLFDKVRLPEIARESGCHYVVNCTVSKPSLVEKVIRNAVHIAREIGPTYLQLYTPCILEIGKNSMEGLQEMRDSEKPTERFAYKEYVSEPAKQLLAELAAKDKERKAAAKQLAGQA
- a CDS encoding 2-oxoacid:acceptor oxidoreductase family protein; this encodes MIKKRLNIRMSGLGGQGAVTAAHVLAMAANRDGKFSISNPFFGAEKRMAPAESYCRIGIERIYDRGELVFPDVIQVFHPQVITMGKSYTMPFYSGVKEGGVVVINSAQPLLSEEDIQRLKDLNVALFYIAGTELAIEVAGTELSTNMAMIGSVAGITKCVSMESLDGALQERFGKKFVASGGTASLDEAIKKKFAKKEMLLAKNLATVKAAYEIASEWADKNKIELRVGNPAVAA
- a CDS encoding carbon monoxide dehydrogenase beta subunit family protein, with amino-acid sequence MSQYRVLPGPEHFLPPAAASMGIRLPNPGEAHINGVIVSEEKAYEEAARQFLMAKVPTLFPGPLVLWAWNEKAAKKATAIRHLYNTLKECVQPGQKPMLIPMPDYRPKYPKINPEVEINPNHPNLTIWHNKIDCCMFIGVHCHQANLSLKIIRGGTSCYTIAMCAQAGHEDAMLSFRDASVEKIMTLADWVRKLKGTVQPRLTSAKSGASN
- a CDS encoding class II aldolase/adducin family protein — protein: MLTAIGDVMRRVYERGWITTRDGNISMRKRDGRYLYITPSGWRKTIVHPEHVVRLEIVSDPVTHQLIPKIRDGQQPSGELWMHWNLQRDSKKTRTVVHVHATHIVAAIYAGVDLQAMSAEFPEISRYTRVGRTVPALPALSRDLADATADCFGLQKDGALEFDIVGQANHGVCAVAADPWAAYEHIERLDHICEIVLKSGVAARTSNQRTSNLAA